The following is a genomic window from Nymphaea colorata isolate Beijing-Zhang1983 chromosome 3, ASM883128v2, whole genome shotgun sequence.
cctactcTCAAATGTGTTTCCCGATGTCTTAACTTCTTCTATTAATTTAACTATGCACATGAATGTTGAATATATTTAAACAgacaataatgaaaaaattcGTGACAATATGATCTTCATTAAACAACGAAAGACAAGATCGTGAACTTCAAAAGCTTATGTCGCCTCAGTCCAGGAAGTGTAAAGAAGAGAAAACCCAATTTTCATGTCCTCATTTTCTCCTTCTGATCGGTTTTCCCCGTCTCTTTGTGTGGAACTGGAAACTGCAGTGAAGGAATCAAGTTATAAGAGCCTACCGTTGACCCTCTCCATTCTCTGACTTCGGTTCCACTTAAAGTTAAATGTCGGAATCTGCGGGACCCGACGGCTCCACCAGGGCGCGCGGCAATTGCTTAGCAGATACGtggaacctttcttcttctccgtCACTCTGCCCTGCTTCCTCCCTCTCTTCTGCACGTATATGCGTCTATATAAATGGATGCTCTTCCACTTAGCAATACCACACATCACCAGAACAATCTACTTTCTCCTGCCTAGCACAAAGAGAAATTCATTCGAGTGTCCGTTTTCGTCAGACACCTCTACCTACAAGTGGTAACGACCACAGTAGCCTCGTGATCTGCGGTGATTTCAAGATGAAGGTATGCAGAAACTCTGGTGcatcttcctttccctttgATTTTCTGATCTTGTGCATTTCTTGCTTCTGTTGTCAAATCGAAAGCTACCCAAGGCCCAAAACACCCGATTTTATTCTCCAATTAGCATTGTATGGCGCATTTAAAGGAGAAGAACAAGTATGCTACCAACTAACCATTCCGCTccaacattaatttcttttctttctgtatGATAATGACCGAAGAACCGATTCCGAACGCTTCTGCAGTGCCACAATTACTGTCTGTTGATACTACTTTTAAACTTACCGAATTTTGTCGGTggaattgacatttttttgccCCATCTGCAGCAGAAGTTGGTAATCGAATTGGACATGTTTGATGAGAAGAGGAGGTCTAAAGCCATGAAGATTGTCGTTGGTGCTGAAGGTATGCACGATTTTCTTTCACTCCCTTTTTGTTCTTCGTGTCTTCTCAAACTTAGACAACCAAGCGCGAGTCATAAACTCTTTTCCCTGTGGAAAGGGAAAGCAACCTGAATTATGAAGTAATTTTATTAATTACCTCTCCCACAAACCCTTTATAAATTGTCCCGGGGCCATGCTAGTGTATCGTAAAAAGGAGGTGAACGCTACAACTGAGGTTACTGGAAATCTCACCACTTGGTAACAACACAGCTTTGGAGTTCGACGGCAAAAAGAATGTGAGAAGCTTGGGCTCGAAGAGGGACTAATCTTTCTGCTCACCTGAACTACAAAACAAAAGCTTTATCTAAACTCCATGactcattcatatcatataacaTATGTAACCAGTGGTGCTCTCTTGAAATGTAGGTTTGGCGTCTGTGGCTGTGGATGAGAAGGACAACAAGAAGTTGGTAGTGATAGGTGAGGACATGGACGCCTTTGAGATCGTGAAGTCCCTAAGGAAGAAGAAATTCAGGGCGATCATGGAGAGCTTAGACGAAGTGAAGAGCGAGAAGAAGGACGAAAAAAAGGAGGACAAGAAGCCAGAGGAGAATAAGCCCGTCGAGAAGTGGCCGTGTGTTTGCCATCCTAATTTACATCAGCATATCGCGTACCCTGTTCCAGTAGTCAGTAGCTACGGCTACGACTTCGATCCTTGGTCCATTTTCTAGCAGGCATATACCAGTAACTAGGCACGTTTCTGTTACTGTTTTGGGGGGCGCGTATCCTTGGCTCCCCTCTTGCAAGCCAGTGTTGTTAAAGGGGATGACAAAATTGTTAGCATTGGCcaattcaaagaaaagaagccCCTCGAGCAATGGCGTATGTTTACCGGATTACTGCCCCGCAACATATTTGCTCCATTATGTAATACCTTGTTGTACAAGCAAAaagttttgcttatttttttccttatgaAAATAAGCCATTTCCATCTATGGGTTACGCAGGCACTATAGCTTTGCCTAGTGAATGAAACAATTGCTagtcataaaaaaagaaacgcTAGCAAGCAAGCATTGCATTCGTGCGAAGAGATGACAAGACTTATGGTCATTGTAGACAAAGGTATACATTCAGCCTTAGTAGTCCTTTTtactcaaatatatatatatatatatataacaagacTTATGGTCATTGTAGACAAAGGTATACATTCAGCCTTAGTAGTCCTTtttactctatatatatatatatatatatataaacggaTCCACACCCAAGAGGATTGGATGCCAAAGCAATCAAATTAAATCATGAGAAAGCAAAGATGTCAGGGCCATGTTGCTACACACCTTAGCCATAGTTAATAGTTCAGACCCAATGGCATGCAATAAAGTATAAAAAGCATACCGAGCACCACACCACGGTCCATCACCAAAAAATGCAAGTTCTGCAACCGACAAGAAAT
Proteins encoded in this region:
- the LOC116251117 gene encoding uncharacterized protein LOC116251117 isoform X2, translated to MKKLVIELDMFDEKRRSKAMKIVVGAEGLASVAVDEKDNKKLVVIGEDMDAFEIVKSLRKKKFRAIMESLDEVKSEKKDEKKEDKKPEENKPVEKWPCVCHPNLHQHIAYPVPVVSSYGYDFDPWSIF
- the LOC116251117 gene encoding uncharacterized protein LOC116251117 isoform X1, whose protein sequence is MKQKLVIELDMFDEKRRSKAMKIVVGAEGLASVAVDEKDNKKLVVIGEDMDAFEIVKSLRKKKFRAIMESLDEVKSEKKDEKKEDKKPEENKPVEKWPCVCHPNLHQHIAYPVPVVSSYGYDFDPWSIF